The proteins below come from a single Pieris brassicae chromosome 1, ilPieBrab1.1, whole genome shotgun sequence genomic window:
- the LOC123706867 gene encoding uncharacterized protein LOC123706867: MSESLEFLLVLGILLSSTESNPITNTDFNEHIREFSLKDNNSTNDKALHKEGLGRYANFPLNNPGTIKFSDNAIAASSYSRGFSHHEYPGNGIYDHEETPYYYGQEYHRPVDHGIHSFDHGSHGFEHGYHEPHGHHVGHYHQSLAAKAVLWPLAGIALLGAAAALVSNPVLLQLGVATGKRRRRDADTEPDVALDWLQNTPGICVEESCIKTQSGQPSQMPIKRVKKKREKNIERDLDFIRIPIQTN, from the exons ATGTCTGAGAGTCTAGAATTTCTTCTTGTGTTGGGAATTTTACTGTCTTCAACCGAATCCAATCCTATTACGAATACCGATTTCAACGAACACATCAGGGAATTTTCTTTGAAGGATAAT AATTCTACAAATGATAAGGCATTGCATAAAGAGGGGTTAGGACGCTATGCTAATTTTCCTCTAAATAATCCTGGGACCATTAAG ttctCTGATAATGCCATAGCTGCCTCGAGTTACAGCAGAGGTTTCTCACATCATGAATATCCag GTAATGGAATATATGATCACGAAGAAACGCCATATTATTACGGTCAAGAATACCACAGGCCAGTTGATCATGGGATCCATAGCTTTGATCATGGAAGCCATGGCTTTGAGCATGGTTACCATGAACCACATGGCCATCATGTTGGACATTATCATCAG tcttTAGCAGCAAAAGCAGTTTTGTGGCCGTTAGCAGGGATTGCTCTCCTAGGGGCAGCTGCTGCCCTGGTTTCCAACCCAGTTTTACTGCAACTTGGGGTGGCCACTGGTAAAAGAAGAAGACGAGATGCAGATACAGAGCCCGACGTGGCCTTAGATTGGTTACAAAATACTCCTGGAATATGTGTCGAAGAATCGTGTATTAAAACTCAATCAGGTCAACCTAGCCAAATGCCTATCAAAAGAGTTAAgaaaaaaagagaaaaaaatattgaaagggATTTAGACTTCATACGAATACCAATTCAAACGAATTGA